TCCGGCTTGCCCATCGGCGACCCGATGGCCGAAGGCACGCTGGTCGGGCCTTTGGTGGATGAAGCCTCGGGCGCAGCCATGACAGCGGCGCTGAAGGCGGCAGAGGGTGAAGGTGGCGAGGTGTTCGGCGGCAACCGCGTGACCGAAGGTGTCCCCGGCGGCGTCTATATGGAACCCGCGATCGTCGAGATGCCCGGGCAGTCCGATACTGTGAAGACCGAAACATTTGCGCCGATCCTTTACGTCCTGGGCTATGAGGATTTCAACGAGGCTATCGAGCTGCAAAACGATGTGCCACAGGGGCTGTCTTCTTGCGTGTTCACTCTGAATATGCGCGAGGCCGAGCAGTTCCTGACCGCGGCCGGATCCGATTGCGGCATCGCCAACGTCAATATCGGGCCATCAGGGGCCGAGATCGGCGGCGCGTTCGGCGGTGAAAAGGAAACTGGCGGTGGGCGTGAAAGCGGCTCGGACGCCTGGAAAGCCTATATGCGTCGGCAAACTAACACCGTGAACTACTCAGCGGAACTGCCGCTTGCGCAGGGTGTAAAGTTCGACATCTAGGACCTGTGCAACTAACAAAACAGCAGCCTTAGAAATCAAAACAAGGTGGCCGCATCGGGAGGGCAAACCCGGTCCGGCCTTTTTTAATCCTCATAGCTACCCGGCTGATCGCCGTTGCTTCGACTGTTTGATCAACCAGTCCGAAAAGAGCTGAACCGCTTCATTTTTCTGCCCTGTTGGAAAAGCGACGTAATACGCGCTGCCCGACATGTTCGCGATCTGACCAATCTCGACAAGCGTTCCCGAGGCCAACTCGGCCTCGATCAGATAAGTCGGCAGGATCGCAGCCCCCATCCCGGCCACGGCCCCCTCGATCAGCATCGAAAACTGATCAAAACGCATACCTGGGAACACGGCACGCGCATCCAACCCCAGACTCGCATGATAATCTGACCATTGCTGGGACCGAGACGTGAGATGCAACAGCGGAAGATCGAACACATCTTGTTTTTCCTCCAGCCCAGCGCTGCCCACCAGTGCAGGCGCAGCCGTGACGACCAGATGTTCCGGGAACAGCTTGCGCAGCGTGGCACCCGGCCAGTCTTCGTGACCAAAGTGAATGGCAACGTCCACGCGCCGTTCTTCCAAGCTAAATGGCGTCGTATAGGAATGCAGGTCCAGTACTATCTCG
The genomic region above belongs to Ruegeria sp. HKCCD4315 and contains:
- a CDS encoding LysR substrate-binding domain-containing protein, giving the protein MSFMPRINALPSLALMRSFEAAARHESYTMAAEELGVTQGAVSRQVRELEAAIGVTLFRRVGRAVRLSKAGRALREELAGDLERLSGTINRAIAAGDGATLLTMAVLPTFASRWLVPRLADFKASHPEIVLDLHSYTTPFSLEERRVDVAIHFGHEDWPGATLRKLFPEHLVVTAAPALVGSAGLEEKQDVFDLPLLHLTSRSQQWSDYHASLGLDARAVFPGMRFDQFSMLIEGAVAGMGAAILPTYLIEAELASGTLVEIGQIANMSGSAYYVAFPTGQKNEAVQLFSDWLIKQSKQRRSAG